In the genome of Blastopirellula marina, one region contains:
- a CDS encoding DUF1552 domain-containing protein — MDSSLNRRTFLRASGIAMGLPLLSSMGASRLFAEKQAAESTDVRRMLAVCAPLGIHTPNLFPTEAGRDYELTPYLEPMRDLKEKFTVISGIMHPNVDGGHAAEKSFLTGAAHPGQPSFQNTISVDQLAAEQIGYKTRFGSLTLAVDFNSLSYTRSGVQIPAERSPAKLFAKLFLEGTKQEKEQQMRRIEDGQSIMDLVQDQTRKVTKNVGREDNQTLDQYFTSVRELEQRLVQAEAWAKRPKPQVDRKTPEDIADRAQLTERLRLMYEMIFLAIQTDSTRLITLVGPGGNEVVDLEGVDDGWHNLSHHGRDPDKIEMLSIIELEEMRLVAELFQRLENAKEGGNSLLDQTAILFGSNLGNASSHNNTNLPILAAGGRFRHGQHLAYAEGKAPPLCNLLVSYLQHLGLEVEQFASGSGTLTGLDAV; from the coding sequence ATGGATTCCAGTTTGAATCGTCGAACCTTTTTACGAGCATCCGGCATCGCAATGGGTTTGCCACTTTTGAGCAGCATGGGGGCTTCTCGTTTGTTCGCTGAAAAGCAGGCTGCCGAGTCGACCGATGTGCGACGAATGCTGGCCGTATGCGCTCCGCTGGGAATTCATACCCCCAACCTGTTTCCGACCGAAGCTGGCCGGGACTATGAATTGACGCCCTATCTTGAACCAATGCGAGACCTGAAAGAAAAGTTCACGGTTATCTCGGGAATCATGCATCCCAACGTCGATGGGGGACATGCAGCGGAGAAGAGCTTTCTAACCGGGGCAGCTCATCCTGGACAGCCAAGCTTTCAAAACACGATATCGGTCGACCAGCTTGCCGCGGAGCAAATCGGTTACAAAACGCGTTTTGGCTCATTAACCCTGGCCGTTGATTTCAACAGCTTGTCGTATACGAGAAGTGGTGTGCAAATCCCGGCCGAGCGTAGTCCCGCTAAACTATTCGCGAAGCTTTTCCTGGAAGGGACCAAACAGGAAAAAGAACAGCAAATGCGGCGAATTGAAGATGGGCAGAGCATCATGGATCTGGTGCAGGATCAGACTCGTAAGGTGACCAAGAACGTTGGACGAGAAGACAATCAGACGCTCGATCAATACTTTACCAGTGTGCGAGAGTTGGAGCAGCGATTGGTTCAGGCGGAAGCATGGGCGAAGCGACCCAAGCCGCAGGTCGATCGAAAGACTCCGGAAGATATCGCGGATCGCGCTCAATTGACGGAACGCTTGCGTCTGATGTACGAGATGATTTTCCTCGCCATCCAAACCGACTCGACAAGATTGATCACGTTGGTTGGTCCAGGCGGAAATGAAGTCGTCGATTTAGAGGGCGTCGACGACGGTTGGCATAATCTCAGTCATCACGGTCGCGACCCTGACAAAATCGAAATGCTCTCCATCATCGAATTGGAAGAGATGCGATTAGTGGCTGAACTATTTCAGCGGCTGGAAAACGCTAAGGAGGGTGGCAACTCCCTTCTCGATCAGACCGCGATTTTGTTTGGTTCAAATCTTGGAAATGCTTCGAGTCATAACAATACCAATCTTCCGATATTAGCGGCAGGCGGTCGTTTTCGACATGGACAGCACTTGGCATATGCCGAAGGCAAAGCACCCCCTCTATGTAATCTGCTGGTCAGCTATTTACAGCATTTAGGTTTGGAAGTCGAACAATTCGCGTCCGGCAGTGGCACGCTAACCGGACTGGACGCGGTTTAG
- a CDS encoding DUF1592 domain-containing protein has translation MKISHLALSYFGSLIAAFLLINVARSAEPGDIQAFLTTHCVECHGVDTQEAKIRLDSLEFPSRKHDTTHIWTRVFDAIERGEMPPDYQTQPKDLEKQSVLRQIIQTLSRSTTRPTALRRLNRLEYENTVHDLLGIDIPLADLLPEDGSVQGFDKGAEGLSFSSVLVEEYLTAANVAFDAAIRRFAPLPPEARRAELMTLKENIDSVKKKKGGVIEVDDSFVKFTPGWPPARIDAAHPIEDGIYRCRVAVWPHDPSDRTVAVALYVGSLFGPDTQDFVGIFDATGTSQEPRVIEFTRRMKEGDTIHVVPRVWPEHITWRDKHEPRPGVGIAWVETYGPLDQSFPSEATKKLFGEHDSIQMKEEWSIWMRHRKGVKNHVVESTQPEADIERIMREFIPRAFRRPVTDEEMRPFVELALGRFAAGRTFEQAVRTGVTAVLCSPRFLLLNSEPVVDDYVLASRMSYFLWSTMPDQELLDLAADGKLSDPNVRYAQVERMIKDSKSEAFVSDFTGQWLDLYDLEFTTPDKKLYPEYDPLLLAAMLGESQHFFRHVLEEDLSVTSFIDANWTFLNQRLAAHYGLPKVEGHEHFQKVMLPENSLRGGVLSQASVMKVTANGTTTSPVIRGVWVADKLLGRPVPPPPPGVPAVEPDIRGATTIREQLAKHSSNGDCASCHKRIDPVGFALEEFDAIGGHRAWYRSIGEGKKVENIKTYRQGFDVESNCELPDGRACSNFTEFRQTVVSDKTFVKRAIAEKLLIYATGRRIGLGQRNTVEKVVADSAKQDNGLKSMIHAVVESDLFLAP, from the coding sequence ATGAAAATCTCGCATCTTGCGCTCTCTTATTTTGGGAGCTTAATTGCTGCTTTCCTGCTTATCAATGTCGCTCGGTCTGCCGAACCTGGTGACATTCAGGCATTTTTGACGACGCATTGCGTCGAATGCCATGGCGTTGATACCCAGGAAGCAAAGATCCGGCTCGATTCGCTTGAATTCCCGAGTCGCAAACACGATACGACCCATATCTGGACTCGTGTGTTCGACGCGATCGAACGGGGCGAAATGCCGCCTGACTACCAGACGCAGCCCAAGGATCTGGAAAAGCAATCCGTTCTTCGTCAGATCATTCAAACGCTGTCTCGATCGACAACGCGGCCCACGGCCCTGCGTCGGCTCAACCGCCTCGAATATGAGAACACCGTTCATGACCTGCTCGGTATTGACATCCCCCTGGCTGATTTGCTTCCCGAGGATGGCAGTGTGCAAGGATTTGATAAGGGCGCGGAAGGCCTCAGTTTTTCCTCTGTGTTGGTAGAGGAGTATCTGACCGCTGCCAACGTTGCTTTTGATGCTGCGATTCGACGCTTTGCACCTTTGCCCCCTGAGGCACGCCGCGCAGAGTTGATGACGCTCAAAGAGAACATCGACTCAGTCAAAAAGAAGAAGGGAGGCGTCATTGAGGTCGACGATTCCTTCGTCAAGTTTACCCCAGGCTGGCCTCCAGCGAGAATTGATGCCGCTCATCCGATTGAGGATGGAATCTACCGATGCCGCGTCGCGGTTTGGCCGCACGACCCCAGCGATCGAACGGTGGCGGTCGCTCTGTACGTTGGTTCCTTGTTTGGTCCAGATACTCAAGACTTTGTTGGAATCTTTGACGCAACCGGAACCTCCCAAGAGCCCCGCGTCATCGAGTTTACACGCCGGATGAAAGAAGGGGATACGATTCATGTCGTACCGCGAGTTTGGCCTGAGCACATTACTTGGCGCGATAAACACGAACCACGTCCTGGTGTGGGGATTGCCTGGGTAGAAACGTACGGACCTCTCGATCAGAGTTTCCCCTCCGAAGCGACCAAGAAACTATTCGGTGAGCATGATTCCATTCAGATGAAGGAAGAATGGTCGATCTGGATGCGACATCGCAAAGGAGTCAAGAATCACGTTGTCGAATCGACCCAGCCGGAAGCGGATATCGAGCGGATCATGCGCGAGTTTATTCCGCGTGCTTTCCGTCGCCCTGTTACGGACGAAGAGATGCGTCCCTTCGTGGAATTGGCCTTGGGGCGATTTGCCGCAGGACGAACCTTTGAACAGGCTGTTCGGACAGGAGTCACGGCCGTACTTTGCTCGCCGAGGTTTTTGCTTCTCAATAGCGAACCTGTGGTGGACGATTACGTGCTCGCTTCGCGTATGTCCTACTTTCTGTGGTCGACCATGCCCGATCAGGAACTTCTCGATCTGGCAGCAGATGGAAAACTGAGCGATCCCAACGTTCGATACGCTCAGGTCGAGCGGATGATCAAAGACTCGAAGAGTGAAGCATTTGTCAGCGATTTTACGGGCCAGTGGCTGGATCTTTACGATCTCGAATTCACGACGCCTGACAAAAAACTTTATCCGGAATACGATCCACTGCTGTTGGCTGCCATGCTTGGCGAATCGCAGCACTTCTTTCGACATGTACTGGAAGAAGATCTGAGCGTTACCAGTTTTATTGATGCCAATTGGACCTTTCTCAATCAACGCTTGGCCGCTCACTATGGGCTGCCCAAAGTAGAAGGGCACGAACATTTTCAGAAGGTGATGCTGCCAGAAAACAGTTTGCGAGGAGGTGTCCTTTCACAAGCCAGCGTCATGAAGGTCACTGCCAACGGCACGACTACCTCGCCGGTCATTCGAGGTGTTTGGGTTGCTGATAAGTTATTGGGGCGTCCAGTGCCTCCTCCGCCTCCCGGGGTTCCGGCTGTGGAGCCAGATATTCGTGGAGCCACGACGATTCGTGAGCAACTCGCTAAGCATTCGAGCAACGGGGACTGTGCGAGCTGTCACAAGCGAATCGATCCTGTTGGCTTCGCTTTGGAAGAATTCGATGCGATCGGTGGGCATCGGGCTTGGTATCGCTCAATCGGTGAAGGGAAGAAAGTTGAGAACATCAAGACCTATCGCCAAGGCTTTGATGTGGAATCAAACTGTGAACTGCCTGATGGACGAGCGTGTTCGAATTTCACGGAGTTTCGTCAGACTGTTGTCAGCGACAAGACGTTTGTTAAACGAGCGATCGCGGAGAAGCTTTTGATCTACGCCACGGGACGGCGCATCGGATTAGGGCAGCGTAATACGGTCGAAAAGGTAGTTGCCGATTCGGCCAAGCAAGACAACGGACTGAAATCAATGATTCACGCCGTCGTCGAAAGTGATTTATTCCTCGCTCCTTAG